The Apium graveolens cultivar Ventura unplaced genomic scaffold, ASM990537v1 ctg3811, whole genome shotgun sequence genome includes the window aggagactttcagataaggaagacggctgattaaaaggaaagaaggtcaagacaaatataagaagatatatgcatggagaagaattctatgaagaatagaatacttggaagaaaagataacggattgatatatattaggaagcagaatcatattcgatatcaattagaacttatcttgtaactgtgtgtctatataaacacagcatagggtttacactatatgtgttatcttaatcgaaaatattattctttgtaaccctagcagctctcgtgataatttgttcatcactgagagagaacagttctttgtaacagagtttattgtgttgaataaaatctttgttctattacttgagttcttatattagatttgattgtagtaaacactgtattcaacccccttctacagtgtgtgtgacctaacatacaaAATTCCAAAAATTCAGGTTATTAAACAATCCTTCAATTATCTTTCGCACATTGTAGTAATTCACGGAAAATTTATGATCATCAGGCACTACTAATCCAATGAGGTGAAACAAGTCATCAAAGTCATTGTTACTGCAGTTATGCTTATATTTTTCAACGAAATATCTTCATTACAAACTAAAGTGTTGTAAAATTGGCATTTTTTGGATAAATTGTTCAGAAGCAGTATTTGTCATCTTAAAAATTTAGTGTCGCTGATGCATCATACATATTATCATCTCTATAGCCGATGTTAATAAAACTCGTTTCGGCATCGTCCTTTGACACATTTTTCTCCCCGTAACAGTACCACCTGGTATAACATTACACGATACCAAATCGATACAAATCAAGTTTTAAATTAATATGAGTTTATAGTATTTATTCCCACAATTTTTGCACGGACATCTTATAAGACCATTATCTTGTTCTTTAAGATGTTTTATAACAAATCTAACGAAACTATCAACACCCACTTTGTACTTTTGTTAGTATTTTTGCCTCACTAAATTGTAATAAATCAATTATGGCTAATCCAATTACGATCGGATGCGGTCTAATAATATATACAAATTGATATTAGGAAATTATATTAATTAACAAATTCAAGTAATTGAATCGTTGAACAAAAATTAAAGGTAATCATATTGAAATTTATAGTAATTACACTACTTAAACTTAAAAATAGTTAACATAACTTACATAACTTCTTATATGAAATTAATGACTTAAAAGCTAAAAATATACTTACTTGAAAATTTTATGATAACCACGTAAATGATGGACAAAATATATAGGCGGGACAAATATAATCACGTGGAGGAAAGTAAGATTTGAAAATGGAGAAAGGGGGAGGAATTTGCAGCTAGGAAAAGTGGAAAAGCTGTAGGATTTCTAACATTTTTGCTTAATTTCGACCATAAACAGTCATAAAATCTATGCGCGTAATACAACTGCAAGCGGTTAAAAATATATAAGCGGCTAAATATAACTAAACTCCGTTACAAATACAAATTCGACTGGTTACGAATGTATTTAGCTAAATTCAACTTCAATCCTTCGTATATGTCTAAATACAATTATATTATGTCGAATTTCAATGGTAGAGTTTAATTTGTAAAGCAACAAAGGAAGTTaactttaatatcaattagaattaaaatcgatcgacccaataattataattaaaataattaagtaagagtaattaagtaatttcagcaagtgtcggccgaccgactaccaaacttttaatgtttcgtctattataatatagtatagattacTGTGACAATTTTAGAGGGTTTTTTTTCTagtttaaaaaaattaaaatactataaTAGGTGCAACAGGGATAACATGCAATAAATATATCTCAAAAAATCatatttacaaatatttttgatttttttcttaTAAATTGCCAATTTGTAGTGTAACGAATTAAAGAAATTTTAAACTTTTCTTAACACAAAATCACTTTTGGAGAATGCAATTTTCGCAACCTTCCTAGatacatttttttaaaatattcagTAATATATGCTTAATTTAAAAAACTACTGAAATACAAATTCGAGAATATGATTGCAATAACATTTTGAATCAGTTGAAAATATTGACACAGGATTTTTTCCCTCTTTTTATCGAATAATTCAAAAAACCCTGAAAATTTCTTACCCGTTCTTAAATCTTTATATGTCGAATTTAAGTTTAAAAGACAAATAAGCGGGCTTTTTCCCACATTTTTTTCGTGCTACTAAATACAACCGGTTCATTagaaaaaaaataagaaaaaaataagTTGTAGCCTTTTTTTTGTAGTATTGTGATCAGACTATTTttcctttttaaaaaaaataagttGTAGCCGCGTTTTTCATTAGAAAACAAAATGTATTTTTacaaaataagaaaaaaaattattttcttctccttcatttatcatttatcattaatattaatatcaatatatattatcattgttattataattatttttaaattgcatcaatattattattattattattgttattattattattattattattattattattattattattattattattattattattattattattattattattattattattattactactactactattattactattattactaCCCTAGATAGGAAATCTGCAGAAAATGAGATTAATGCTCCAAATGCTATCAGGAATCGGAAACAGACATCAGAACTTGGGGCCGAAGTAACAAACTACTATTTAAGAAACCTTTTGTTTGACATAGAGTTTCTGATCATCATGGCATCAAAGTGGGTTTGGACTAAGTTCTTGGGACAAGGATCGTACGGCTCCGTCTTCCGAGCAGAATGTGCATCACCATCTCTAGATTGCACTTATTATCTACCTAAGACCGTGGCTATAAAATCTGCTCCTGAAAGTTGTTCTTGGTCTTTGCATATGGAGAAAGCTATCTTGGATGACCTTAGAGGATGTTTACATATTGTTCGTTGCCTTTCTAATGAGGATTTCAAGAGTACTAATGCAGTTGGTAAAAAGTTTTACAACCTGGTTCTCGAGTACGCTGACCAAGGATCCTTGGAACAGCTGATCAAGTCCAAAGGCGGATGGATACATGAAACCGAAGCTAGTTGGTATGCATCGATGTTGCTGAGGGGACTCTCTTGCGTACATGGACAAGGGTATGTTCACTGTGATATGAAGCCTGCTAATGTTCTTGTTTTTAATATTCCTTCTAATGAATGTAAGggggttctcaagtacaatcttaAAATAGCTGATTTCGGATTGGCGAAAAAGGGTGGAGGAATAAGTGCTGGGGCAGGGAAGGAGTACAAGTATCGGGGAACTCTATTGTATAGTTCTCCGGAGTCTGTAGTTTTTGGGGAGCATGAAGCAGCAATGGACATATGGTCACTTGGTTGTATTGTGTTGGAGATGCTTTTAGGAGAGGGGGGCTTATGGAAAAATTATCTTCATGTCGATGCACAATGTTTAGCGGAGATGATTGCTAATTACGAAGATGACAGATTAAAGTGTTTGCTGCCGGAGCTGGATAACTTGTCAGTTTTGGCCAAGGATTTTGTGAAAAGGTGTTTAACAAAAAGGGTTGAAGAAAGATGGACTGCGGAGGAACTTGTGACACACCCCTTCATTACGCACAATAAGGGTCTGCTGAAGAAGTTTGAGGCGCAATTGTCCTCTCAGAGAAGGATGCAGTTTCAAGCAAATACTCCGTACTATTCTTTATTTGGACCATCTCAGATCTCTTTGGGAGTTTATTAGTTTATCAGTGTTAGCAGAACTAACTATTTAATTTACTTCGCTTGATCTTGATCTGTACTAATGTTGTAAAGAAGTTATTGGGAGAGATGGTGACTAGATGGAGATGGTAAACAACATTAGTGCCTGGAGTACTCAAAGTTCTCTGGAGATATGTATACCTGAAGTCAGTGTTTGATTAGCAACTTGATGTTAAAACTTAGAAGTTGTTCTTGTTCTAGTTAGCAAGTTAATTTTAGAACTTATGTTCTTGTAAACCCTTATATTTCTGCTATTGGAATGTTACTCATGTGATTCCTGCTATTGTCGAGGGAGATAGTGATTATGAAACAATAAGCATGGAAAACTTTGGTTCCAGAGTACAATCTTAAAACGTTTTAACTCAGGTTTAAACCATAATTTAGACGTTTTTATAAAAACATATCAAAATCCATTTTAGGTCTCTTTATCTCAGGTCTCTTTGGTCAGCATAGTTGATCAGCCAACTTCCTAGTAAATATTTATGTTTCCAGTATTCTAAAAATTGAACTATGCAATCTTAAAATGCTTCGAGTCCGTTTTTTTTTCAAAACTTATCGAAATTGATCCTAGGTGATTAATTTTGAGGGAGATAGTGATTATGAAACAATAAGCATGGAAACTTTGGTTCCAAAGACAATCTCAAAATGTTTTCAGTCAGGTTTAAACCATAATTAGACGTTTTTTTTCAAAAAACATATCAAAATCCATTTTAGGGGAACAACCTCGAGACTGACAGTTGTTGGTTCCgaaaaataagcacaaaacactGGTTAAGCCAAAAAAATTTGCCTCTGAAACTGAACTGGATAACTGAGAAAGGCACTTTAAGTAATTTCACCAAATATTCTCTCCAATTTCATTTCTCTTCATCTTGACTACACTTTTCGCTTTTTTTTTACAGTTTCAATGCCCCAATTCTTTTGTTTGGAACACCCTTATTCGCGAAGAGGTGTTTGGTTGTATAAGAGTATGTTGTGTGATCGATTTTGTTGAACAATGCGTTGGTGGATATGTATTGTAAGTGTGGTGCAGTGGATATTGCTAGGCAGCTTTTTGAGAGGATGAACAAGCATGATGTTCATTCTTGGAATTCGATGATTCTTGGGTTTGCTATGCATGGTATGGATGAGGCAGCATTAAATGTTTTGATTATTTGGCTCAGGAAGAAGGGTTAGTGCCTAAATTATCACATTTACGGGGGTATTGGCTGCTTGTTATTATAAGGGTTTGGTTTGTTTTATATTATAAGGTTAATGAATACAATATTCAGCCTGTACTAGAGCACTATGGTAGCCTGGTTGATCTCCTTGGTCGGGCTGGACCCGTTGATGAAGCTCTTGATATTATTGCAAACATGCCCATGGAACCTGATGTTGTGATCTGGAGAAGCATCCTTGATGCTTGTTCCAAGAAAATGGAGGTCTAGAGCTAAGTGAAGAAGTGGCAAGGCAGAAAGAGCCTGATAAGGGAGTGAAGAAAGAGCCTGGTTGTAGCTCAATAGAGATATATGGTATCTCTCACGAATTCTTTGCAGGAGACACATCTCACTCATGTATTACACAAATATACAAACTGCTTGATGTCATAGACAAACGCTTGGAGGCAATAGGGAATGTCCCTGATGTTTCGCAAGGGCCAATGGTATATGAAGGGGAACTTGTAGATGGCAAAAGACATTTACTTAGGCTGCACAGTGAAAGACATGCCATTGCTTATGGGCTCTTTAACTTGCCACCAGGAGACCCAATACATGTGTTTAAGAACCTTAGAGTCTGCAACCATTATCACAACGTAACCAAGCTAAAATATTTATTTGTATTATCTAGATCAATCTAGTAAATTGCTAATGGTTATCAATAGAGAAATAAACAATACTTCATATGGTTGAGTGAAGAGGCATAGTTCAATTTAGGAGGTCCTCAAAAGAATCTACACAATAATCACTCCAGTTTTGCAACATCCTTCTTACAAGCAGGAGACAGAGGTCATCAAACAACTAAACAATGTAACAAGTTTTACATTTTATATATGGCATCACTCATGAATTCTTTGCAGGAGACACATCTCACTCATGTATTACACAAATATACAAACTGCTTGATGTCATAGACAAACGCTTGGAGGCAATAGGGAATGTCCCTGATGTTTCGCAAGGGCCAATGGTATATGAAGAGGAACTTGTAAATGGCAAAAGACATTCATTATTTTGTTACTCTATTGTCCTTAAACCTTATATATAGTTCGAACAATTAATATTGTTATTTTGATCATTCCAAATAGAGTTCACTCACCAACTTGTTAGTGCTTATCTAGATCAATCTAGTAAATTGCTACTGGTAATCAATAGAGTAATAAACAATACTTCATGTGGTTGAGTGAAGAGGCATAGTTTCTTATAACTATGGTTTAGATTGGCCATCAATTTAGGAGGTCCTCAAAGAATCTACACAATAATCACTCCAGTTTTGCAACATCTTCTTACAAGCAGGAGACAGAGGTCATCAAACAACTAAACAATGTAACAAGTTTTACATTTTTGTCCAAATGCAACATGAAACATACATAGCTTTCACCATTATTGATCTTTTATATTCGTCACTGAAAGTTATTAACTCTTACATCAAAAGAGGATTACAGATGCATGTCTCTGAAAATCATCCTCCTCTTTCGGTGGGGAGAAGAAGCCTCCTGTAAATTCTAGAGAACAAGGCTTCGACTTATCTTATTAATCTCGACAGCAAAATACTAATTCTTACCTAATGCACCTCATAGATAAAGGCCCCTAGTTTTCGCCAAATTTTAAGCCACTGATACAACCAAGATCAAGAAGATACATTAGAGGAAGTGCTGTCAGATTCAGAAAGCATGCTCTTACTACTTAAGCTTGTTCTGGG containing:
- the LOC141701415 gene encoding mitogen-activated protein kinase kinase kinase 20-like, which produces MASKWVWTKFLGQGSYGSVFRAECASPSLDCTYYLPKTVAIKSAPESCSWSLHMEKAILDDLRGCLHIVRCLSNEDFKSTNAVGKKFYNLVLEYADQGSLEQLIKSKGGWIHETEASWYASMLLRGLSCVHGQGYVHCDMKPANVLVFNIPSNECKGVLKYNLKIADFGLAKKGGGISAGAGKEYKYRGTLLYSSPESVVFGEHEAAMDIWSLGCIVLEMLLGEGGLWKNYLHVDAQCLAEMIANYEDDRLKCLLPELDNLSVLAKDFVKRCLTKRVEERWTAEELVTHPFITHNKGLLKKFEAQLSSQRRMQFQANTPYYSLFGPSQISLGVY